The Oceanispirochaeta sp. M1 genome has a window encoding:
- a CDS encoding rubredoxin, with protein sequence MKYICINCGYIYDPEEGDPMGEIEPGTAFDDLPETWVCPLCYSTRDLFDPVD encoded by the coding sequence ATGAAATACATATGCATCAACTGCGGTTATATCTATGATCCTGAGGAGGGAGATCCCATGGGAGAGATTGAACCGGGAACAGCCTTTGACGACCTGCCGGAAACATGGGTCTGTCCTCTGTGCTATTCAACCCGGGATCTTTTTGATCCTGTAGATTAA